AACTTACTGACAGGCCAGGATATTACCCTCGCAGACAAAGTGTTGATCGTCTCTGATATCGACATCGAACAACCAAGCCGATTTGACCCCGCGAAAACCGTCTTCATTCCCATGGAAGAAGTGTTATTGAGTGTCGATAAAGTCTTTATCAAGCATTGTCGAACTTAAACCTTTCATGAATGAATATCAGATCACCTTCTTCGTTGACGATCCTGCCGCGAACTCACACGTCGCGCAGCCGTTGACTCGTTTAGCGAAGAAGTTCAAAAGCAACATCCGCATTATCAACATCACTCAAAATCGAACCGCTGATCTCTCCAAATCTGTCGCGATGTTACAAGTGGGTTTACTCCGGGGGGATTTGTGTCAGATAACCGCGGTAGGGATTGATGCTGAACTCGCATGTTTTGTAATAAAAGACGTGATTGCTGAGCATTACGACATGGTTGGCTCACAAGTGAATCATGAGTTCTCGAACGACTTAATCCAGCGTATGCCTCAGATATGCCCGCCTTGTGACATCAAGTGGCACCACGCTAAGGCGCAAACTCAACTGACAAAATTTGAGTGCTTGAAAGGGCTCGCTCACCTCGTTTATCCAGAAGATCCAGATGAGCTGATTTTGGCTTTCATTAAGCGAGAAGAACGCTCTTCAACCTGCGTGTCACCAGGTATCGCACTGCCCCATGTGATGTTTGAATCTACTCAAGATCTCTCGATCGCGGTGATCGTCAGTGACAACCCGATTGACTGGGCATCTCAAATTGGCCAAGTACACGTAGCTATCGCTTTAGTACTGCCAACCAAGCCGCAACGTGAACACATTGTGGCGGCTACCAACCTAACTAGAAACCTACTTCACGATCAGGTCAACGAGCGTTTGCAAAAGACTCGAAGCAGTGTCGATTTACAAGCCTTGCTGATGTATATCTCATCTCGCCTGCTGTAAGGCTACTCACTCCAAAAGACGGCTCAACAAAAAAATACGCTCCGACTTAAAAAGACGGCTTAACTAAATAGAACCACGATATTCAGTCGGCGTTCTACCGGTGCGATTCTTAAATACTCGACAGAAGTAGTTCACATCCTTAAAGCCGCAACGTACAGCCACTTCATTGAGCTTGAAGTTGTACTTCTTGAGCATGAACTTGGCACGGTCGACACGAACACGGGTAATGTACTCAGCCAGCGTCATGTGGCCTTGTTGGCGGAACATTCGCGACAAGTGGTTCGATGAAATGCTAAAGCGCGAGGCAATGCTGTCTCGGGTGATTTGGCGGTGGAAGTTCTCTTGAATGTAGATACAAATCCCCTGATACACATCCTGTACTCGGCTATGAGATTTTTCTACGGGCGCTTCCAGCATGGTTTTACTGTATTGCAGTAGAGCTTGCAGCAATAACTCATCCATCGGCTGCTTGTTACTCTCTCTCGCTAACGAGCTGAGCGCCTCCAAAATGTTATCAATCGCAAACCCAGAACGAGTCTGAATACTGTGTTTTTGGATATCGTAAAAGCTCTCCTCGCCTTTGCGCTTACTCACCAAACTTAAACCAAGCTGACGACGACCAAACAACATGCTCAACACCGAGCAGTCTGTATCCCAGTTAGGTTTATTCCAACAGTTGGGTGGGATGAAAATCGCGTCTCCGGCTTTGGCAATAACGTTAGTGATCTTGCGGTCATGACTCTCCATTTCATTTATATACTCCCCGTCTAGCACTAACTCTAAGCGCGGAAAGTTCACCTGATAACTGCATGCTGAAGGCGTGTGAAAATCTCCAGCAAACCAGATGTTATGAAACGGTTCTCGCTCATTTAATACAGACGAGATTAAGTCATGAAATATCATTATTCGAACTCTAGTGGGCAGCAATAAGGCTACGGGAATAGATATACCCCTTAGTGAAACATAGCGCTATTGAGCAAAATCACAATTTGAGATCTAGGTTACAAAAATCTAGGGCGTGTTGATCTTTCGTGAGTGTTTTTTGAACAGCATGGTAAAGAGTTATAATTTGCTTCGCCAAAAGTAAAACCATAACCAATACCATGCCAAGAACAATGCTAACTGATATTCGCTGGGAACTGCTACTCCAAGTTATGAAAAGTACAGGTCGTATTTACGATAAAACTGAACATCGAATGACATTTGAAGGAATACTTTATCGAATGAGAACAGGTATTCCTTGGCGAGATCTACCCTCTGAGTTCGGAGAGTGGAGTACCGTTTACAGACGATTTAATCTTTGGTCAAAGAAAGGGATTTTAGATAAACTTTTCAAAAGCTTATCTAGCATGGCTGATTTTGAATGGGTCTTTCTTGATGGCTCTATAGTTCGAGCGCATCAGCATAGTACAGGTGCAGCTACTGAAAGCTCAGAGCAAATAGGAAAAAGTCGCGGGGGCAACTCAACCAAAATTCACTTAGCCGTAGATAGTGGTGGTCTGCCGATTTGCTTTGATTTATCAGAAGGACAACGCCACGATATAGTGCATGCCGAAAGCTTAGTTGAACAACTCGATGAAGTTAATACTATCGTTTGTGATAAAGGATATGACAGCGAACCTTTCCGTACTTTTGTTAAGGAACGTGGCGGAGAAACGGTAATTGCTAAACGCAATTACGGACAAGATATAGACAAAGACAGTATGGATTGGTGTCTATACAAGTATCGTCACTTGGTCGAAAATGCCTTTGGGAGAATTAAGCATTATCGAGCTATTTCAAGTAGATATGACAAGCTAGAAAGGAATTATGCCAGCATGTTATCGCTGGCATTCATGTTAATGTGGCTACCGATGTATTGTTGAACACAAAATGTACAGCAAAGATCAACACGCCCTAGTCACGGAAATAAATTTCCAGTAACAAAACTGACCTAGCACGTTCCTGTCCTGATAAACAAATACGCTACAGCCCTTATAAATAAAAGCCTCAACACATCTTTAACTCTGTCAACATCGTCCTAAAAGCGACCACTCGACCGATCAAAATCACACTCCACTTATAACGCAACAATGATCCAGTAAATGCATTTTTTCTTCACTACAGAAGGTAAGCCGTAGATTCCAGAATACCCCTAACAAAATAAAAACAGAGTAGGGGTTCATTATGATAACGACATTGATCAATCAAGATTTGATTAAGCTTTCGCTTAGCGCTAATTCAAAAGAAGACGTATTTAAAGAGCTGATAGACGTGCTGTACGCACAAGGCAGAATCTCAGACAAAGCACAGTTTCTTGCCGACATTAAGGCGCGTGAAGAACAAGGTAATACCGGGTTTGAAGAAGGTATTGCTCTGCCACACGCGAAAAGCAGCGCGGTGATCAAACCCGCGGTTGTTATCGGTGTCCATCAACAGGGCATCGAGTACGGCGCCGATGACGGTCAGCCATCAAAACTGTTCTTCATGATTGCCTCTCCTGATGGCGGTGATGATCACCACATCGAAGTATTAGCAGAGCTTTCTTCAAAACTGATTGAAGAAGGCTTTATCGAAAGCTTCATGAATGCTCAATCTGAACAAGAAGCATTAGAACTACTGCTTACCAAACCTGAGCCTTCAGAAACGGAAACAAACGTTGAGAAACAAGGCTTCATCATTGGTGTGACAGGCTGCCCAGCAGGCGTTGCACACACTTATTTGGCCGCTGAAGCACTAGAGAAAGGCGCGGCGGCTCTTGGCTATGACATCAAGGTCGAAACCAATGGTTCTATTGGTGTTAAAAACAGCCCGACTCAAGAAGAGATCGAACGTGCAGACGCGATTGTCGTCGCTTGTGATAAACAGGTCGACATGGCTCGCTTTGCCGGAAAACGCGTTATCAGCACCAACGTAAAAGCGCCAATCAAAGACGCGCAAGGCTTGATTAAACAAGCTCTCAATGCACCTAGTTACCAAGCTGAACAAACACCGACCAACCAGTCTGTTGTAGAAAAAGCCTCACAAGCGCGTTCAGACCTTTATCGTTACCTGATGAATGGCGTATCACACATGATCCCATTCGTAGTGACAGGCGGTCTTTTGATTGCCCTAGCCCTAGCCATTGGCGGTGAGCCAAGCGAATCTGGCATGGCAATTCCTGCTGGCAGCATGTGGAACCAAATCCTAGAAGTGGGCGTGGTTGCCTTCACATTGATGATCCCAATCTTGGCTGGCTACATTGCTTACGCGATTGCTGACCGCCCTGCTCTAACCCCAGGTTTGATTGGCGGTTGGATTGCTAACAACGGCTCTTTCTACGGCGCTGACGCAGGCACAGGCTTCATTGGCGCAATCATCGCAGGTCTATTAGTGGGTTACTTCGTTAAATGGATTACCTCGTTTAACTACCACAAGTTCGTTCAACCGCTTGTGCCTATCATGATCGCTCCGATCACTGGCTCTTTGTTCATCGCAGGTCTGTTCATTTTTGTTATCGGTGCACCTATCGCTGGGCTGATGGATGCTCTTACTGCACTACTAACGAGCATGAGCACAGGCAACGTGGTTCTGCTTGGCATCGTCCTTGGTGGCATGGCCGGTTTCGATATGGGCGGTCCATTCAACAAGGTGGCATTCCTTTTCTCGGTCGGCATGATTGCCAGCGGTCAAACTCAATTCATGGGTGCGATGGCGTGTGCAATTCCTGTCGCTCCACTGGGTATGGCTATCGCAACCAGACTTGGCCGTAAGTTCGACCTGTTCGAATCTTCTGAAATTGAAGCAGGTAAAGCAGCAGGCGCAATGGGCTTGGTGGGTATATCTGAAGGTGCGATTCCTTTCGCGGCTCAAGATCCGATGTCGGTTATCCCTGCCAACGTACTTGGTTCAATGACTGCCGCTGTTATGGCGTTCTCATTCGGTATCACCAACAGCGTGGCTCACGGTGGTCCAGTAGTCGCTCTACTTGGCGCAATGAACTACCCAATGCTGGCACTGCTGTGCATGGCGTCTGGTGCGGGCGTGACTGCGGTTACTTGTATTGCGCTTAAGAATCTACGCAAAGCCAAGCTAACGACAGCAGCGGCTTAAGCCATTTCAACTCCAATGGCTTGAGCCCTTCGACCCTACTGTTTTTAGTAACTAATACTTTAGTTGCTAGTTTTTTACTAATGAATAAGTCGAGTAGAGCTCAAGCCATGTTTCCCTTCATGGTGATTTCGATGTCTGATTTTTCTTTAGCGAACGACTCGTTCGTACAACGCTTTTTCTACCCTATGACTAACGTGATTCAAAACTACGCATGGGGTAGCCCTTCTTCGTTTAGCCAACTGTTTGGTATTGATAACCAATCAGGTGAGCCACAAGCGGAGATCTGGATGGGCGCTCACCCGAATGGCTGCTCAATGGTGAACGACAACGGGCAGCAGACCACATTGTCTAGCTTGATTTCTAAGAACCTAAACCTGTTTCTAAGTGAGAAAGTCGCGAGCCGTTTTGGTGAACTTCCGTATCTGTTTAAGGTGTTAGCGGCGGAGAAAGCACTGTCTGTTCAAGTACACCCGAACAAGCAGCAAGCCGAATCTGGCTATGCTCTTGAAGAACAGCAAGGCATTCCGATGACGGCTGGCAACCGCAACTACAAGGATGCCAACCACAAGCCAGAACTGGTGTATGCCCTAACTGACTACACCGCGATGAATGGTTTTAGATCAATCAGCGAGATTCTTGAGCACTTCCATTACCTTGATATTCCAGAGCTGCATTCGATGGTCAATGACCTAGAGGGCGACCAAACTCCCAATGGATTAGCGAGCTTCTTCGCGAGCTTATTGTCTTTGCAAGGAGAACAAAAAGGCATGGCGCTGACCATGTTGCTGATGAAGGCGAAGCTTTCAGATACACCTGTGTTCCAGTTGATTTCAGAACTGGAAGAGCAATACCCGGGTGATGTCGGGTTGTTTGCTCCACTGCTATTGAACGTGATCACTCTAAAGCCGGGGCAAGCCATGTATCTAGACGCTGAGACTCCCCACGCCTACATCAAAGGAACTGGATTAGAGATAATGGCGAACTCTGACAACGTGCTCCGCGCAGGATTGACGCCTAAATACATGGACGTGAATGAACTGGTTTCTTGTACGAGATTTAATGAAAAGCCTGCGGATAGATTACTGCTAAGCCCGATAGAGCAAGGTGATGTGATGGAATACCAAATTCCAGTCGAGGATTTTAAGTTCTCAATCGTGCAAAACTCACATCAGCGACAGATCACTACCGGAGGTGCCGAGATCCTACTACCTCTCGACGAATCTATGGTGCTGACTCACCAGTGCGGCGAAACCTGTGTGATAGAGAAAGGCCAATCGGTGTTCATTCCTGCTTACGCAGAGAGCTACAAACTCGATTGCGTTGGACGCGTGGCGCGTGCTTACAGCTAGCTCTATCGAATAAGTAGTTCTCCCGAGTAAATACAAACACTGATCATGCCCTGCTTTGCGGGGCATTTTTGTTTCTGACGAAGCTTATTAGCGTGTCAAAAACATAATCAAGACGCCATCAAATATGACCCATCTCACACTGCATTAATGATGCAAATCACACTTAATTTTGCTGGATACAAATGTACAGTGAAGGGCTTTTATTTGCTATTTCGCGAATCGGGTTAATCCATTAATTTTAATTCAAGAACTTCAATCGTGAATGAGTTAATAAATGATCACACAGCTAACTAACGTCAACTTAATTAATAACAATCTTCAAGCGAATAATAAAAAAGAACTGTTTGAAGAATTGGCGGGCATGTTATTTGAGAACAACCGAATCAATTGCAAAGATACTTTCCTATCAGGTATTGAAATTCGTGAATCTCAAAGTATCACCTCAATGGATGGCATCGCTTACCCTCACTCCAAAAACCAAGCGGTTACTGAGCCTGCCATTGCTGTCGGTGTAAAACGTGAAGGTATTGAGTATGGCGATGAAGACGGCATTAACCCAACGGTATTTTTTATGATTGCATCACCAGATAACGGTGCTGACCATCATATTTATGTACTACAAGAACTGTTTGGAAAATTCAGCGATGAATTTATTCAAGATATCCATAACGCAAAAGATGAACATCAAATCCTTAATATTTTAATTAATTCATAAGGCGTAGAAAATTATGAGCACCCTAATAACTCAAGCTACGAATACCAGTAGTAACTCAAATAATAAAAATAGTAGTAGCGACTTTAAAAAAATCCTTAGTACCATGAAAGGCCACCTGCTTTTCGGAACCTCACACATGCTACCTTTCATCGTAGCCGGTGGTGTTCTGTTGGCGTTAGCGGTCATGGCATCAGGCAAAGGTGCGGTTCCGGCCGACGGCTTGCTGGCAGACATCTCTAATATCGGTATCAAAGGCCTTGTTCTTTTCCCAATCATTCTTGGCGGCTTTATTGGTTACTCAATTGCAGATAAACCGGCACTGGCACCTGCGATGATCTCTTCTGGCATCATGGCTGATATGGGCGGCGGCTTCCTTGGTTGTATCGTGGCAGGCTTTATCGCCGGTGGCGTGGTGTTCCAGCTTAAGAAAATCCCACTTTCTACCAACATGACCGC
The nucleotide sequence above comes from Vibrio atlanticus. Encoded proteins:
- a CDS encoding PTS fructose transporter subunit IIB, with the translated sequence MRIVAVTACPTGIAHTYMAADALNKTAPKFNVSIKVETQGAMGIENLLTGQDITLADKVLIVSDIDIEQPSRFDPAKTVFIPMEEVLLSVDKVFIKHCRT
- a CDS encoding PTS sugar transporter subunit IIA, with product MNEYQITFFVDDPAANSHVAQPLTRLAKKFKSNIRIINITQNRTADLSKSVAMLQVGLLRGDLCQITAVGIDAELACFVIKDVIAEHYDMVGSQVNHEFSNDLIQRMPQICPPCDIKWHHAKAQTQLTKFECLKGLAHLVYPEDPDELILAFIKREERSSTCVSPGIALPHVMFESTQDLSIAVIVSDNPIDWASQIGQVHVAIALVLPTKPQREHIVAATNLTRNLLHDQVNERLQKTRSSVDLQALLMYISSRLL
- a CDS encoding helix-turn-helix transcriptional regulator; translated protein: MIFHDLISSVLNEREPFHNIWFAGDFHTPSACSYQVNFPRLELVLDGEYINEMESHDRKITNVIAKAGDAIFIPPNCWNKPNWDTDCSVLSMLFGRRQLGLSLVSKRKGEESFYDIQKHSIQTRSGFAIDNILEALSSLARESNKQPMDELLLQALLQYSKTMLEAPVEKSHSRVQDVYQGICIYIQENFHRQITRDSIASRFSISSNHLSRMFRQQGHMTLAEYITRVRVDRAKFMLKKYNFKLNEVAVRCGFKDVNYFCRVFKNRTGRTPTEYRGSI
- a CDS encoding IS5 family transposase, which produces MPRTMLTDIRWELLLQVMKSTGRIYDKTEHRMTFEGILYRMRTGIPWRDLPSEFGEWSTVYRRFNLWSKKGILDKLFKSLSSMADFEWVFLDGSIVRAHQHSTGAATESSEQIGKSRGGNSTKIHLAVDSGGLPICFDLSEGQRHDIVHAESLVEQLDEVNTIVCDKGYDSEPFRTFVKERGGETVIAKRNYGQDIDKDSMDWCLYKYRHLVENAFGRIKHYRAISSRYDKLERNYASMLSLAFMLMWLPMYC
- a CDS encoding PTS fructose transporter subunit IIABC codes for the protein MITTLINQDLIKLSLSANSKEDVFKELIDVLYAQGRISDKAQFLADIKAREEQGNTGFEEGIALPHAKSSAVIKPAVVIGVHQQGIEYGADDGQPSKLFFMIASPDGGDDHHIEVLAELSSKLIEEGFIESFMNAQSEQEALELLLTKPEPSETETNVEKQGFIIGVTGCPAGVAHTYLAAEALEKGAAALGYDIKVETNGSIGVKNSPTQEEIERADAIVVACDKQVDMARFAGKRVISTNVKAPIKDAQGLIKQALNAPSYQAEQTPTNQSVVEKASQARSDLYRYLMNGVSHMIPFVVTGGLLIALALAIGGEPSESGMAIPAGSMWNQILEVGVVAFTLMIPILAGYIAYAIADRPALTPGLIGGWIANNGSFYGADAGTGFIGAIIAGLLVGYFVKWITSFNYHKFVQPLVPIMIAPITGSLFIAGLFIFVIGAPIAGLMDALTALLTSMSTGNVVLLGIVLGGMAGFDMGGPFNKVAFLFSVGMIASGQTQFMGAMACAIPVAPLGMAIATRLGRKFDLFESSEIEAGKAAGAMGLVGISEGAIPFAAQDPMSVIPANVLGSMTAAVMAFSFGITNSVAHGGPVVALLGAMNYPMLALLCMASGAGVTAVTCIALKNLRKAKLTTAAA
- the manA gene encoding mannose-6-phosphate isomerase, class I; the encoded protein is MSDFSLANDSFVQRFFYPMTNVIQNYAWGSPSSFSQLFGIDNQSGEPQAEIWMGAHPNGCSMVNDNGQQTTLSSLISKNLNLFLSEKVASRFGELPYLFKVLAAEKALSVQVHPNKQQAESGYALEEQQGIPMTAGNRNYKDANHKPELVYALTDYTAMNGFRSISEILEHFHYLDIPELHSMVNDLEGDQTPNGLASFFASLLSLQGEQKGMALTMLLMKAKLSDTPVFQLISELEEQYPGDVGLFAPLLLNVITLKPGQAMYLDAETPHAYIKGTGLEIMANSDNVLRAGLTPKYMDVNELVSCTRFNEKPADRLLLSPIEQGDVMEYQIPVEDFKFSIVQNSHQRQITTGGAEILLPLDESMVLTHQCGETCVIEKGQSVFIPAYAESYKLDCVGRVARAYS
- a CDS encoding PTS sugar transporter subunit IIA, with protein sequence MITQLTNVNLINNNLQANNKKELFEELAGMLFENNRINCKDTFLSGIEIRESQSITSMDGIAYPHSKNQAVTEPAIAVGVKREGIEYGDEDGINPTVFFMIASPDNGADHHIYVLQELFGKFSDEFIQDIHNAKDEHQILNILINS